CCGCTTGCATCTACCAAGGGCGTAGATGATACCTGCTGATTGAGAGACAGACTCCATTTTTGAGTTCCTGCCGGCACACTGAAACTGGGATTGACGTCAAATACGACATTCCCAGTCGCGGCCGGATTCGTTCCACCCGTCGTTCCACCCGTCGTTCCACCCGTCGTTCCTCCCGTGGTGCCACCTGTGGTTCCACCCGTGGTTGTACCACCTCCTCCTCCGCCACCTCCGCCTCCGCCGCCACCACCACCACTGGTGATGCCGCTGTTGGAGATTTGAACTTTCAAGGCCGGAGAAAAGAGAATCTCATCATTATGAAGCGTCACTTTTGTCACCACTTCATAATTGCCATCAGTCAACAAAACAGTATTGATTTGATATTTAAACCCGTCTCCGCTGACCAACCCTCCAATCGGGGTAAAATTTCCTACGGGTAAGAGACGGTACATATACTGCACGGTTTTTACATTCTCACTACAACTCAAAGAGGAACTCACATTCAAATAGCCTTGAATCACATCTTGTTTATCCAAGGACAGGCTGGTTCCGTCTACGCGCTGACCATTGATACTGATCAAAGGAGAACAAGCCACACCATTATTGGTTAAGTTTGGGTTTGTAACAGGAGAGGTGGGTTCCGGGTTGCCAGAAGTGCCACTCACAGGGCTGGCTGAAGCCTGAGGCGTGGTGGAAGAAGTTCCTCCATTTGAACCTGTATTTTGCGCAGCACCTGTATTATTACCAGTATTTGCAACAGACTGCACAGGAGAAGGATTCTCTGTATTTCCCTGGGGTTGAGTTACAGGTGTCACACAACTTGCCAAAGCAAAACTAACCGCCAGGCTAAAGGCCCATTTATCCTGAAACTTAAAATTAAACATAGTCTCTCCATCTCCTTGTTTACATTGAGAGCCCCGAACAAAACCTTCCATTTTCATGCTATGCCAGCTGGTGACGCGTATCAAGAAGGAAGGATTGCTTATTCCTTGATACGTATCAAGGAATAAATCTGCTCGATATATATTAATATATTACTATATATTATCATAAAAATGAGAATCTACCGTATCTGATTTATCGTAAAATAAGAAGAGTTCTTGCACGGCTTAAAAAAATAAAATTTTTTTTTTAATATAGGCTTAAAAAACAAATGTTCTCCCAATTTAGTGGCTATTTAAGGATTATCTCTCTAATCGTCGTGCTCTGTAGCTGTGCTCCCAGCACAAAGCCGCAAAAAACGCCATCCTCCCCCTCTTACTTTGGAGCCGCTTTCACAGTTATCACAAACAGCTGTATGCCCTGTCACAATCACCAAACCCTGCCTGAAGTAATTGTCAAAACACAATCATTAAACGCGCAAAACATCGCCGGTGAATCACGGATACGTATACTCAAAGAATTAAAGGAGCTACGCACAGCGCAAGCTTCTGGCAGCCCCCTCAGTTTCATGCGTGAAGAAGATTTAAAAAATCAATTTCTCGCTATGCCAGGAGAATTTTATAACCTATTGGAAAAGGGAAACATGCCCCCCTCTTGGGCTCCTGAACTGATGAAGCAGATCAAATGGCCCTATTACAAGCCCCTGACGCCTAAAAACAGAGTTTTACTCCTGCAATACGCAAAACCCTATTCTGAAAAATATTTGCGCTAAAGTTGTAAACGCGCAGCAATCGAACGCAGACGTTCATATTGGTCCTTCAACAAATAGGCCAATTCTTGCCCTGCTTTGAGCAAAAATTCGGAATCTCGCCCACGCACCTCCCAAATTTGGCGAATAAACGCAGCGACCACTTCATCATGTACGCCTGGAGCTTCGATTAAATTGCGCAGACAGAAAAGGCGCTCACTGAAGCGGATCACCTCGTCAGAATTGCAGGCAAAAGTAAAATCGTGAATCTGAGGAGGATAGGGTGGGAAATGCTGATAATAAATACCTTTTTCCCAATAGCCCACAATCAAAGCTCGAAACTCCAAACTTAAAAGGTCAAAGATCTGGGGCTGTTGCTCCCTGAGTTCCCTCCGCGTCAAATTCAAGGCCACCGGACGGTGAACCCCATCCATGCTGCGGGTTTCAACATGGGAAACCACACCCAGAATATACAGCCCATTCTCTTCACCACGGGCCTTCACCAAACGTCCCAAGCGAGGCGATTGACGTTCACCGGTCTCTGGGTTTTGAAGTGCCTGCGACAAGAAATGGATCGTGCTGGCTTCGATTACTTCACCAATATGTTCAAAGGCCGTCATCAGACTATTCCTCGTCTTTTTTTCAATTCTTTACGTGAAACCTGAATCCCGATCTGGGCATCTGCCAATTTACGAGAAAGTAGGGCATAAAATTGAGCGCGATCAGAACTTTTAACCACCGCCTGATTATGTGCTTCAGCCAGGGCAATCGGGTAACCTCTGCCTTTTTCTACCTGACTGAAAACATATCCATGCACAGCCATCAACCACTCGGGCCGATCAGCCACCCATCTCGGAATTTCAATTCTGGCAACCTCAGCACCACAATGCAGATAAAAGAAACAGAGTTCATGCCCCTGAAGTGGCTCCGGCGTAGTTGCCAAAGGCGTAAATAAAGGAGAACGTTCCCCCAAATCCAATATATCCTGCCAGAGCTGCCGGTCAGGGAAAGGAGCCAAGCCAGAACAGGGTTCTTGCCCTTCGGTACAAAGTGTTTCGCAAGTCGGCCGCTCATAAGGACAGCGCTGCAAACGTAAAAAATTGATCACTTCCGTACGTCTGGATTGACTGATATAAGCGCAAAGCGGAATCCCTTGGGAACGGATCTGATTGAAAGCTCCAGCCAAACGTTTAAAGGCTGTCATCTGCAAAGTTTGGGGCAAGGCCATCAATTCAGGCAAGAGACCTGTCAAACTTCCATCAATCATGGCAAGAACAGGCCTTTCAGGCCATAGACGACGGGTCTCTACACAAAGCTCGGCCAACTCCTCAAACTCTTTTAAACCGCGTTCCAAGCCAATCCATTGTTCTGAAACCCCAACAAACTGGCGACGAACCTGGGTATAGAGATCCTGCTCACGGTGATAAAGAAATGGCTCACTCTCTTGCAAAGGGCGCTCACCCGTTCCATAAAGGTAGCGGATTCGCCCAATATTGACCAGATAACAGGGGCTGATTTCATGACGGCTGGGCACGATCTGTGAGCCATCCGTCGCCAGAACAATATGCTGTGGCGCAAGATCGGGCAGCGCAGCCCGATGATTTAAGGGTTCCAAAGGACGTGCCGAACCCCAAGGAAAGTCTTTCGCCTGAAGCAGTTTTTCAACCAAGCTTGCTTCCTGAAGCAAGGCCCCATTCCAAGTCTGCCGAACCAACGCGCGACGTCCATCAAACAGAGAAGCTTCTTCACGAAAATCAAAAGCAGCGTGACGCATTTGGGAAGCAAGCTTCGCTAAATTCAACATCTGAATCCACTGAAAACAAAACACCGCATTTTTAAAAAGAACATCCTACACTTTCTCATCTCAACTGACGCCACGTCGGCTCAAATACATACAGCATTATACTCAAAAATGAAGCATCTTCCCCCGTACAAGGCAGCAGAAACACAAAAAAACTGATAAAAATATTAAATTTAGATCCAGATCTCGATCAGGCACAAAAACAAGTAATAGCAACAAATTCAACTTAACCAAATTAAAAGCCAGAAAAAAAAATAACTTGATTCGCAAAATTTTACACTTTAAGATGAATAGGTTTTCAAATATTTGGGAAGTATAATGATGGAGTTGAGAAACAGAAAATGAAATCTGATCTCTCAAGATCTGAAAGAGTTGTCGGTTGTGAATCTTTAGTTTATATCTGTGGTTGTGAACCGAAATATTTATTATTTTAAGTGAGGACTTATCTGAATGATTAAAAATCTGAAAAAACAAAAAGGGTTTACCCTGATCGAACTGATGGTCGTAATCGTGATCATCGGTATCTTGGTTGCAATTGCATTGCCCAACTTCATTGGTGCTCAAGACCGCGCCAAGATCTCCAGCATTAAAGCCAATATGCACACTGTACAAACCATGCTTGAAACCTACGGTGTTGATTGGGGTGGTACCTATCCAATTGGAGCAACTGCACCTGCTGACTTGATCACTGAATCACGCACAGCATCAAACCCTTACTATAAGGATTTTGTCAATCCTTTTACAAGCCAAGGGATGGGTGCTACAGGCGGTACCGCAAGCAACTCCTTTACTACTATTACTGCCACAACTGCAGCAGCGGCTAATATTGGTCGTGTATTGTTAGATGCTGGTGTTACCAGCAATACCAAATACTACCTGTATGGTGGAGACAAAGTTGGAGCTCTCTTAAAAGACAAGGGCAACAACTTCTATCTGTCTAATAGCTAATAACAGCTTGTTTTTGTAGCGAAAAAGGAGATCTAAGGATCTCCTTTTTTTAGTTTTCAGCTTAGAAAACAAACGAAAAACCCTCAGTGGAAGGTTAAAATACTTCCCTTTTTCGATCTTTTCTGACAAACTGATACAGTTGAGTGTTGTCCTCATAGAGGATTACCTAGCCCTGAGCGCACTCCAAAGAATAAACTCTACCTGAGTCCTGTTCTAAATTTTCTAACTGAGCCCAACGGTCTATCAGAACCCCTTCAGGTTAAGAAGATTTGAACTTCAGAGTAAATGAAAGCTTGATCTCGGTAGCACTTGTTGTACAATGTGTGAAGGCTCAAGCACGGCTCGCTTTTAGAATTTAAGAGGGTGAGTGCAATCAAGTGCCCCGCCCGAACAAAATGGATACTGGATGGAAAGAATGAATACGACGTACAGCGCAAAAAAACATGAACTGTCCAAAGAATGGTTTGTGATCGATGCCAGCGGACAAACGCTGGGCAAACTGGCTGTTCAGGTCGCAAATATTCTTCGTGGCAAACACAAACCCACCTATACCCCCCATGTGGATGCCGGAGATTTTGTGGTCGTGATCAATGCAGAAAAAATAGCTGTTTCCGGAAAAAAACGGGATCAAAAACAATATATACATCATACCGGTTACCCGGGTGGATTTCGCTCTGTAGCTTTTAAGGACTTGCAGGCCAAGCATCCCGACCGGATTATTTTTAAGGCTGTGAAAGGCATGTTGCCCCATAATCGTTTGGGACGCCAATTGGTCAAAAAGTTGAAAGTATATGCCGGTGCTGCGCATCCGCATGAAGCTCAACAGCCCAAAGTTTTTTCACAGGCCAGTAAATAGGAAGAAGGAGTAAATCATGAGCGTACAGTATTATTGGGGCACCGGTCGTCGTAAAACAGCTGTAGCCCGTGTGCGTCTTCGTCCTCAAGGCGAAGGCCAAGTGATGATCAACGGGCGTCAATGGAAAGATTATGTTGGGGGCAGCCCCCGTTTACATGCAGACCTGCATGCGCCTCTGCGTCTGCTCAATTTGCAGCATAAATATGATGTCATGATCAATGTCAACGGTGGCGGTATTCACGGACAAGTTGGCGCCATGCGTCACGGTATTGCCCGTGCTTTATTGGAAGTAGATCCTAGCTTCCGCCACAGTCTGAAAAGCGCAGGCTACCTGACCCGTGACCCTCGCGTTAAAGAACGTAAAAAATATGGTCGCAAGAAAGCCCGTAAGCGCTTCCAGTTCTCTAAACGTTAATTTTTCTGGAACTGGTGAATCATCTTGTGACGTCAAGAAAACAGAGAGAAGTTATTTACTTTTCTCTGTTTTCTTTCTGTTTAAAATTTTCTTTGTCTGCTCTGGTGTTCAGGTTCCTGTTTGAATCAAAAACACCAGAGAACAGATTTTTGAGCTTGTATTCCTGCACAAAATTGTCAGGATAAAACATATGCGAACCACCACTCAAACCTATTTAATTCCCATCGGTTTAATTCTCCTTCTTTTTTGGTCTGCCTTGGAATATGGAGGCCGTTATTTGTACGGGCAAACATTGGCTCAAACCCTTACAGGAGGTATGGTGCTTCTGTTTGTTCTCCATCAAATTCGCACGCAAACAGC
The bacterium (Candidatus Blackallbacteria) CG13_big_fil_rev_8_21_14_2_50_49_14 DNA segment above includes these coding regions:
- a CDS encoding nuclease, which encodes MFCFQWIQMLNLAKLASQMRHAAFDFREEASLFDGRRALVRQTWNGALLQEASLVEKLLQAKDFPWGSARPLEPLNHRAALPDLAPQHIVLATDGSQIVPSRHEISPCYLVNIGRIRYLYGTGERPLQESEPFLYHREQDLYTQVRRQFVGVSEQWIGLERGLKEFEELAELCVETRRLWPERPVLAMIDGSLTGLLPELMALPQTLQMTAFKRLAGAFNQIRSQGIPLCAYISQSRRTEVINFLRLQRCPYERPTCETLCTEGQEPCSGLAPFPDRQLWQDILDLGERSPLFTPLATTPEPLQGHELCFFYLHCGAEVARIEIPRWVADRPEWLMAVHGYVFSQVEKGRGYPIALAEAHNQAVVKSSDRAQFYALLSRKLADAQIGIQVSRKELKKRRGIV
- a CDS encoding 30S ribosomal protein S9 codes for the protein MSVQYYWGTGRRKTAVARVRLRPQGEGQVMINGRQWKDYVGGSPRLHADLHAPLRLLNLQHKYDVMINVNGGGIHGQVGAMRHGIARALLEVDPSFRHSLKSAGYLTRDPRVKERKKYGRKKARKRFQFSKR
- a CDS encoding 50S ribosomal protein L13 codes for the protein MNTTYSAKKHELSKEWFVIDASGQTLGKLAVQVANILRGKHKPTYTPHVDAGDFVVVINAEKIAVSGKKRDQKQYIHHTGYPGGFRSVAFKDLQAKHPDRIIFKAVKGMLPHNRLGRQLVKKLKVYAGAAHPHEAQQPKVFSQASK